Genomic window (Bosea vaviloviae):
GGTCGTTGCGCTCGGCGAGGGCGCCAGCCGCTTCAAGCTCGGCGACAAGGTCTGCGGGCTCGTCGCCGGCGGCGGCTATGCCGAGTATGCCGTGGTCCACGAAAGCAACGCGCTGTCCGTGCCGGCCGGACTTTCGCTGATCGAGGCGGCTGCCATCCCTGAGACCTATTTCACCGTCTGGACCAACGTCTTCCAGCGCGGCCGCCTGCAGGCCGGCGAGAGCTTCATGGTCCATGGCGGCACATCGGGCATCGGCACCACGGCGATCCAGCTCGCCAAGGCCTTTGGCGCAACGGTGCTGGCGACCGCAGGCTCCATGGAGAAATGCCAGGCCTGCCGCGATCTCGGCGCCGACCATGCGATCAACTACCGCGAGCAGGATTTCGTCACAGCCTCGAAAGAGGCAACTAAAGGACGCGGCGTCGATCTCATCCTCGACATGGTCGGCGGCGACTACATCAACCGCAATTACGACGCCGCGGCCGAGAGCGGCCGCATCGTCCAGATCGCCTTCCTCAACGGTCCCAAGGCGGAGGTCGACTACCGCAGGCTGATGATGAAGCGCCTGACCCATACCGGCTCGACGCTGCGACCGCGCACCATCGCGGAAAAGGCCGGGATCGCAGCCGAGCTCGCGGCCAAGGTCTGGCCGCTGATCGAGGCCGGGCGCTGCAAGCCGGTGATCCACGCGACCTTCCCGCTCGCGGAAGCCGCCGCTGGTCACGCGCTGATGGAAAGCAACGCCCATATCGGCAAGATCGTGCTGACGGTGTGAGGCCCATCGTCAGTGCGAGCACAGCAAAGCAATGACGGGTCGGCTCACGCTTTTCATGGACACCTGCCCCGGCTTTGCCTATAAGCCGCGCCATCCTGTTCATCGTCGATGATTTGGATGGCCGGCCGAGGAGGCCGGTCTGCGCATGAGAGCTATTGTCCGCGACGCTGACCCGGTCTGAGACCGGCTTTCGAGATTCAGGAGACGTCCCGTGTCGAATCCCCCGCTGATGCCGAAGGCCACCGCGGTCTGGCTGGTCGAGAACACGTCCCTGACCTTCGAGCAGATCGCCGAGTTCTGCAAACTCCATCCCCTCGAAGTGCGCGGCATCGCCGATGGCGAAGTCGCCGCCGGCATCAAGGGCCTCGACCCGATCACCTCGGGCCAGCTCACCCGCGAGGAACTCGAGCGCGCCGCCAAGAACCCGAGCCACCACCTCAAGCTCGCCGAGCGCAGGGTGAAGGTGCCGGAGATGAAGAAGTCCAAGGGGCCGCGCTACACGCCGGTCTCCAAGCGCCAGGACCGCCCCAATGCGATCCTCTGGCTGCTGCGCAACCACCCCGAACTCAAGGACGCGCAGATCATCCGCCTGATCGGCACGACCAAGTCGACCATCGCCCAGATTCGCGACCGGACCCACTGGAACGCCCAGACCCTGTCACCGATCGATCCTGTCAGCCTCGGCCTGTGCTCGCAGATCGATCTCGATTTCGAGGTCGGACGCGCCGCCAAGGACCGTCCCGCCGCGATCGCCGAGATCGGCTCGACCCTGCTCCCCGCAGAGGAGACGACCGCGCCGGCGCCCGCGCTCAACCAGACCTTCGCCGATATGGGCAAGCCGAAGCGCCAGGAAGAAGAGGCCATCGACGTCGATTCGGTCTTCTCCAAGCTGAAGCAGCTCAAGCGCCCGGCCGAGGAAGACGAGGAAGACTGAGACCTCTCCTGCCCCGCACCAAGCGGCGGCGGGTTCAGGAGACGCCCGCACCGGTGAAAACCGGCAGCCATCTCCTGGAATCGAGCGTTTCCTAGGTTCAAGCCTGTCCTAGAGCATTTCCGCGTTTCTTCGAATCGCGAAAATGCTCTAGCTCATTGTTTTGACGCATTTTCTTCACGCGAACCGGTGTCCACTTCGCTCGAAAATGCTCTAGGTTCAAGCAACCTGGCGGGCCATTCCCCTTGCAACGGGGATTGGCCCGCTTTCCATTTTGAAGCGGGAGGTCAGGCGCGCCAGCGCCTGCGCGGTCTCGACCATGTCGCCGGCGGCAGTAGCAGTCCGGCTCGCCGCCTGGGCGTTGTCCTGCGTCAGGACATCCATCTGCCGCACCGCGCGCTCGATCTCGCCGACGCCCTGCGCCTGCTCGCGCGTCGCCTGGCTGATCTCTTCGAAGGCCTCCGCCACGGAACCGGCATCGCTGGAGACCACGTCCAGATTGGAGCCGGCCTCGCGCACGAGCTTCACGCCTTCGTCGACATGCGCCTTGGTCTCGCTGATCAGCGTGCGGACGTCGCGCGCGGCATCCGCCGATTGCTGCGCGAGACGCCGGACCTCGGTCGCGACGACCGCGAAGCCCCGGCCGCCCTCGCCGGCACGCGCCGCCTCGACGGAGGCGTTCAGCGCCAGGAGATTGGTCTGGAAAGCAAGACCGTCCATGACACCGACGATATCGACGATCCGCTTCGCCTGCTCGTCGATCCGGTCGATCGCCTCGATGGCGCGGCCGGCCACCGCGACGCCCGCGCCGGCATTGTCGGCAGCCTTGCGCGCCTTCTCCCGGGCGGCGAGCATCATCTCGTCAGTGAGGCGAATCGTTGAAGCCATCTGCTCGACCACCGCGGAGGTTTCCTCCAGCGAGGCCGCCTGGCTCTCGCCGCGCCCGGAAAGATCGCGCGTTGCCGCCAGAATCTCATCGGCCGCCCGATGCGTGGCGGAGGCGCTGCGCGTCACCGCCGTCAGCGCCGTCCCGAGCGCCTCGGTCGAGCGGTTGAAATTACCCGCGACGGCGGCAAGCCGGCCCTCGAAGCGCTCCGCCATGCGCACCGTCAGGTCCCCGGTCGCAAGCGCCGCAAGCGCGCGGTCCGTCTCATCGAGAAAGCTCTCGCAGGCGCCGGTCAATTCATCGACGCCCTGGACCAGCGAGCCCAGCCGCCCCAATTCGGAATTCTGCGCGGTGCGGACCGAGAAATCGCCGCGCTTGGCCGCCTCGACGACCGCGCCGACCGCCACCAGCAACTGCTCCTCCACCACGGCGCGTTGCTCGTCGGCAAGAGCGGCTTCGCGGCGAACCTGGCTTTCCCGCATCTGATTGGCGACCGCCTCGTCGCTGGCCGAATCCGCAATCTTCAGCGCCGATTCCAGGCGCAGCGCCAGCCAGACCAGGGCCCCGGCCTCGGCAAGCAGGATCACCGCATGCACAACCACCCGCGCGAACTCGGCCCCATCGGGGAAGACGGCCAGCGGGTAGACCATGTTGAGGAGGAGATGGTGCAGCGCCACCACCATTGTCGCGGTCAAGATGACGCGCCAGCAGCACCAGGCCGTGGTGACGGCGAGCGCCGCGAAGAAAGCCATATGCATGTCGATCTGGTAGCGCGTGCCCTCGCAGGAGAAGACCAGCAGCGCGACCTGGCCGCAGAGCGAAACCGTCGAGGTGATGCGGGTCGAGAGGCCGGTCCGGTCCTGGAACCAGGCCAGCGCGCTTATGCCGGCGAGCAAGGCGGACACGGCCGCGATCGCGAGCCATGCGGGGTGTCCGGCGAACCAGGCCGCCAGCGTCGTCAGCGGGACCAGCGCCCATTGCCCCAGCATCAAGGGCGTCGTGAAGGTCCGGCGAATGGCGTCGAGACTGCGGCTCACCGGCGTCGTCCTTCGTGCAAGGGTATCAAGAGCGCGTGGATTGTGCGAGGCAGCCGCCACGGCCGCCGCCATCGAGAACGAGCATGGCGCCGGCGCTGTAGAGGCGGGCGCTGAAGCCTGGCTGCTCGGAGCGTGCGATCAGGCCGAAGGCGCCGAAACGCGACAGGATCGCGCCATCGGCCAGCGCCACAGCTTCTGCCGCATCGCTCGCGCTCGCCGCCAGGACGATGACCGTGGCCCGGTCGCGCGGGGCCAGGAACAGGGCAAGCGGCGCCAGCACGGCGACGAGCGCAGGCAGGAGCGGTCTGACGATATGCCTGGCGACCATCACGAAGAGCCCCACGGCGCAATCCAGCGCCCGGAGACCTTGCCATCTACCCGTAAATTCAACGTAAAGTTGCATGAAATGCAGACTGAAACGGGAGGCCTCCGCGTCGTCCGGCTTGCGGAGACGCGCGCGGCCTGACAGCCTCGCGCCATGATGGACAACAGCCTAGCCTTCACCTTCCTCGGCACCGGCGCGCCGCCAGTCAGCCTGCGCCGCGCCGGCCCCTCGCACCTGGTCGAGGCGGCGGGGTGCAAGGTCCTGGTCGATTGCGGCTCGGGCGTCAGCCAGCGGCTCGTCGCGGCGGGACATCGCGGCGCCGATATCGACTTGCTGATCGTCACCCATGAGCACTCCGACCATCTCGTCGACTTCTACCAGCTCGTCGTCTCGTCCTGGCATCAGGGCCGCAGCAAGCCCTGGCGCGTCATGGCCCCGGCCCCGGCGCTCGCCAATATGCGCGCGCAATACGAGGCCTTCGCACGCGAGCGCTCACTTCGCATCGCCTTCGAGAAGCGACCGGACGCCACGGGGCTGGAGGTCATCTTCGAGGAGCTACATGAAGGCGCCGTCGCAGGCCTCGGTGACCTCGCCATCCATGCTTTTCTCGTCGATCACAAACCGGTCGAACCGGCCTTCGGCCTCTCCGCCGCGCATGGCGGCAGCCGCATCGTCTTCTCCGGCGACACGCGGCTGACACCCTCGCTGGAACGGGCGGCGCAGGGCTGCGACCTGCTCGTCTGCGAGGTCTTCATCTCGAGCCAGATGCCGGTCGTCGCGGGTGTCCGTTCCGCCGAGACCGTCGCCTCGGTCCAGAGCTATCACATGACACCGGAGGTGGTGGCGGGACTGGCGCTGCGCTCGGGCGCAAAAGCGCTGGCGCTGACCCATCTCGTGCCACCCGCCGCCGACACCGCCGCGCTCGCCCGCGAGGTCAGGCAGGCAGGCTATGCCGGCCCGCTGGTCGTCGGCGAGGACCTGATGCGGCTGGAGTGGCCGGAGCGGCTGCTGAACTGGAATGGCGCGACGATCGGGTTGTGACCGTCATTCCGGGGCGCGCCGAAGGCGCGAACCCGGAATGACACGCCCCTACCCCAGCCCCCTGCCCTTCAAGGCGAGACCGATCTCGCCCAGCACGGCGGGATCCTCGATCGTCGCCGGCATTGCATAATCCTCACCATCGGCGATCTTCTTCATCGTGGCGCGCAGGATCTTGCCCGAGCGCGTCTTCGGCAACCGGTTCACCGTCAAGGCCAGCTTGAAAGCCGCCACCGGTCCAATCCTGTCGCGCACCAACGCCACCAGCTCCCGCTCAATCTCGGCCGGGCTCTGGGTCACGCCGGATTTCAGCACGACAAAGCCGCAGGGCTGCTCACCCTTGAGCGCGTCCTTGATGCCGACCACGGCGCATTCCGCCACGGCCGGATGCGAGGCCAGCACCTCCTCCATGCCGCCGGTCGAGAGCCGGTGGCCGGCGACATTGATGATGTCATCGGTGCGGCCCATGATGAAGACATAGCCGTCGGCGTCGATGAAGCCGGCATCCGAGGTGTTGTAGTAGCCGGGGAAGGCTGTGAGATAGCTCTCCCGGAAACGCGCCTCGTCCTGCCAGAGCGTCGGCAGGGCGCAGGGCGGCAGCGGCAGCTTGACCACGATCGCCCCCATTGTCCCGGCTGGGGCCGGCCGGCCGCCCTCATCCAGACACTGCACGTCGTAACCCGGCAGCGGCACGGTCGGCGAGCCAGGCTTGACCGGCAGCAGTTCGAGCCCGATCGGATTGCCGACGATGCAGGAGCCGGTCTCGGTCTGCCACCAATGGTCGATCACCGGAACCTTCAGCACCTCCTCCGCCCATTTCAGCGTATCGGGATCGGCCCGCTCGCCGGCCAGGAACAACGCCCGGAAATGCGACAGATCGTGACCGGCAAGATGTTTCGCCTGCGGATCCTCCTTGCGGATCGCCCGGAAGGCAGTCGGCGCGGTAAAGAGCGCGACCGCCTTGTGCTCGGCGATGACCCGCCAGAACGCACCGGGATCGGGCGTACCGACCGGCTTGCCCTCGTAGAGAACAGTCGTCGCGCCCTGCAGCAGCGGCCCGTAGACGATATAGCTGTGACCGACGACCCAGCCGACATCGGATGCGGTGAACATCACCTCGCCGGGCTTCACATCGTAGAGATTGTCCATCGTCCATTTCAACGCGACCATATGGCCGCCATTGTCGCGCACCACGCCCTTGGGACGGCCGGTCGTGCCGGAGGTGTAGAGCACATAGAGCGGGTCGGTCGCGGCGACCTCGACGCACTCAGCCTTGCGGCCGGCGGCCTTGGCGGCGGCCGTCAGCGTGCGCCAGTTCCTGTCGCGGGTGACATGCATCGAGGCGTCGGCCTGCGGCCGTTGCAGCACGAGGCAATGCTGCGGCTTGTGCTGCGCCAGGTCGATCGCGGCGTCGAGCAGCGGCTTGTATTCGACAACGCGGCTCGGCTCGATGCCGCAGGTCGCCGTCAGGATGAGCTTGGGCGTCGCGTCATCGATGCGCGTCGCCAGCTCCTTGGCCGCGAAGCCGCCGAACACCACCGAATGCACCGCCCCGATCCGCGCGCAGGCGAGCATGGCGAAGGCTGCCTCCGGGATCATCGGCATGTAGAGGATGACGCGGTCGCCCCTGCCGACGCCGAGATCCTGCAGGACGGCTGCCAGCGTCGCGACCTCGTCGAGCATCTCGGCATAGCTGAAGGCGGCCTTGGTCCCCGTGAGCGGGCTGTCATGGATCAAGGCCGGCTGTGCGCCCCGGCCGTCGCGGACATGCCGGTCGAGCGCGTTGAAGCAGGTGTTGCAGCTCGCATCGGGGAACCAGCGGCCATAGGCTCCCTGCGTCGCGTCAAAAATCGCCTTGGGCGGCTTGATCCATTCGACGGCCTGGGCGGCCTGCGCCCAGAATCCCTCCGGATCGGCCTGCCAGCGGGCATAGGTCTCGGCATAGCCGCTTGCATGTGGGGCATTCATGGAACGCGTATCCTCTTCGCCCTGTTCTGGCCTACACCCCGCAGATCAACCGGCAGCGGCAGGAGGCTTATTTTGGGCGGGATCGTGAGCATTCGCCCCCTCTGGCGCAAGCGTCTGGCCGTCAGACTTTCGCCCAGCAATGAATCCCCCGTGCCGTCCTTGCGCCGCGCCGCGGCGAGCACTG
Coding sequences:
- a CDS encoding propionyl-CoA synthetase — its product is MNAPHASGYAETYARWQADPEGFWAQAAQAVEWIKPPKAIFDATQGAYGRWFPDASCNTCFNALDRHVRDGRGAQPALIHDSPLTGTKAAFSYAEMLDEVATLAAVLQDLGVGRGDRVILYMPMIPEAAFAMLACARIGAVHSVVFGGFAAKELATRIDDATPKLILTATCGIEPSRVVEYKPLLDAAIDLAQHKPQHCLVLQRPQADASMHVTRDRNWRTLTAAAKAAGRKAECVEVAATDPLYVLYTSGTTGRPKGVVRDNGGHMVALKWTMDNLYDVKPGEVMFTASDVGWVVGHSYIVYGPLLQGATTVLYEGKPVGTPDPGAFWRVIAEHKAVALFTAPTAFRAIRKEDPQAKHLAGHDLSHFRALFLAGERADPDTLKWAEEVLKVPVIDHWWQTETGSCIVGNPIGLELLPVKPGSPTVPLPGYDVQCLDEGGRPAPAGTMGAIVVKLPLPPCALPTLWQDEARFRESYLTAFPGYYNTSDAGFIDADGYVFIMGRTDDIINVAGHRLSTGGMEEVLASHPAVAECAVVGIKDALKGEQPCGFVVLKSGVTQSPAEIERELVALVRDRIGPVAAFKLALTVNRLPKTRSGKILRATMKKIADGEDYAMPATIEDPAVLGEIGLALKGRGLG
- a CDS encoding NAD(P)H-quinone oxidoreductase, coding for MTALPQTMTAIGFEAPGGPEVLQARKRPVPQPGRGEVLVAVAAAGINRPDVLQRLGGYAPPPGASDIPGLEIAGTVVALGEGASRFKLGDKVCGLVAGGGYAEYAVVHESNALSVPAGLSLIEAAAIPETYFTVWTNVFQRGRLQAGESFMVHGGTSGIGTTAIQLAKAFGATVLATAGSMEKCQACRDLGADHAINYREQDFVTASKEATKGRGVDLILDMVGGDYINRNYDAAAESGRIVQIAFLNGPKAEVDYRRLMMKRLTHTGSTLRPRTIAEKAGIAAELAAKVWPLIEAGRCKPVIHATFPLAEAAAGHALMESNAHIGKIVLTV
- a CDS encoding DUF1013 domain-containing protein, whose product is MSNPPLMPKATAVWLVENTSLTFEQIAEFCKLHPLEVRGIADGEVAAGIKGLDPITSGQLTREELERAAKNPSHHLKLAERRVKVPEMKKSKGPRYTPVSKRQDRPNAILWLLRNHPELKDAQIIRLIGTTKSTIAQIRDRTHWNAQTLSPIDPVSLGLCSQIDLDFEVGRAAKDRPAAIAEIGSTLLPAEETTAPAPALNQTFADMGKPKRQEEEAIDVDSVFSKLKQLKRPAEEDEED
- a CDS encoding MBL fold metallo-hydrolase; protein product: MMDNSLAFTFLGTGAPPVSLRRAGPSHLVEAAGCKVLVDCGSGVSQRLVAAGHRGADIDLLIVTHEHSDHLVDFYQLVVSSWHQGRSKPWRVMAPAPALANMRAQYEAFARERSLRIAFEKRPDATGLEVIFEELHEGAVAGLGDLAIHAFLVDHKPVEPAFGLSAAHGGSRIVFSGDTRLTPSLERAAQGCDLLVCEVFISSQMPVVAGVRSAETVASVQSYHMTPEVVAGLALRSGAKALALTHLVPPAADTAALAREVRQAGYAGPLVVGEDLMRLEWPERLLNWNGATIGL
- a CDS encoding methyl-accepting chemotaxis protein, which produces MSRSLDAIRRTFTTPLMLGQWALVPLTTLAAWFAGHPAWLAIAAVSALLAGISALAWFQDRTGLSTRITSTVSLCGQVALLVFSCEGTRYQIDMHMAFFAALAVTTAWCCWRVILTATMVVALHHLLLNMVYPLAVFPDGAEFARVVVHAVILLAEAGALVWLALRLESALKIADSASDEAVANQMRESQVRREAALADEQRAVVEEQLLVAVGAVVEAAKRGDFSVRTAQNSELGRLGSLVQGVDELTGACESFLDETDRALAALATGDLTVRMAERFEGRLAAVAGNFNRSTEALGTALTAVTRSASATHRAADEILAATRDLSGRGESQAASLEETSAVVEQMASTIRLTDEMMLAAREKARKAADNAGAGVAVAGRAIEAIDRIDEQAKRIVDIVGVMDGLAFQTNLLALNASVEAARAGEGGRGFAVVATEVRRLAQQSADAARDVRTLISETKAHVDEGVKLVREAGSNLDVVSSDAGSVAEAFEEISQATREQAQGVGEIERAVRQMDVLTQDNAQAASRTATAAGDMVETAQALARLTSRFKMESGPIPVARGMARQVA